The genomic region AGACAAGGACCACCCGGTCCGAGATGCAACTGCCGCTCACTACCACTACCAGTTCTCTATTTCCTCTCCTCCCTTCTGTTTCTCTCACCGTCGCCGCCGCACGCCACTGGGAGCCGCCGCCGGCGTCTCCGATCTCCGTGACTCTGACTCGTCCTTCTCTGCCCTCGTTTTGCTGGTCCCGCTGCCGCACACGGCGGCTCTCTTGACCTCCGAGGGTTGTGGGTGTAAGGGGGGGGGGTTGTCGGATCGAGAAGGTGGGAGAGATGGAGGTGGAGTTTGGTTCTTGTGGTGGTGTCTGCAAGTGTAATTGAGAGAGAGGAGTAGATGATTTGTGTTGTCTGTGTGTGTGTATATGCAGATCGAGAGTGAGAGATAGGGTAGGAGAGAGAGAGTAATTGGCATTTTTCTTTTTGTGTGTGTATAAATGTCTGCATATGGATCTCTTTTATAGAGATATGAGGATCAAAGTTCCTTTGTGTATTTATATTATATTCAGGTCATGCATTTGACCCATTGAACCAAAATCTTGTGAAGAGATTAGGATTTTTGACAAGATTTTAATAGATTTTGTAAGATTGTAGTAAATCTTGTAGAGATCTTTCGAGATCTAGTATATATGcgcaggtttaggcttgtgggtgttgggcttgggcccagggcccacaagcccatctcgtgtgtaagtggcccgtaattcctacgagacccgttgTCAAATCCTGAACTCCGTTTAACGTCAAAAATTAAGATACACAAAAATATGGGCGGTAGTCGTTGTTTGCACGCCCG from Helianthus annuus cultivar XRQ/B chromosome 10, HanXRQr2.0-SUNRISE, whole genome shotgun sequence harbors:
- the LOC118482683 gene encoding uncharacterized protein LOC118482683, whose translation is MELNFYVNDITVAHDASAQVYVKFKLTSTEVERSICRHLYTHKKKNANYSLSPTLSLTLDLHIHTHRQHKSSTPLSQLHLQTPPQEPNSTSISPTFSIRQPPPLTPTTLGGQESRRVRQRDQQNEGREGRVRVTEIGDAGGGSQWRAAATVRETEGRRGNRELVVVVSGSCISDRVVLVFIRRGFTAETERTRREREDRWWWRSAAVGDSDRWSLSRPDGLRFCPTYYRRGSGSCSCVTGSVRSESFASETVRVDSANSTQSTESTQQVNSVNSAS